In Leishmania panamensis strain MHOM/PA/94/PSC-1 chromosome 13 sequence, the genomic stretch TGGAGATGCTGTGGATCTCCtcggcgatgaggaggaggaggagggtgtcCAGCGGGAGGATGAAAAATGTGCTATCGTAGCCATCTCTGATCCTGACTTCAAGGATTCTGTGCTGCCTCAGCAGCggatgagagagaagccTGTTTCCTCATTCAAAAATTCAGACACTGAAGCTTGTGCGGGAGCATGGGAAGATGACAAGCTGGTAGTCCCATCCGCACCCCCAGAACCCTGCTTGCGTGGATCCCCACCGGCGGCAACTGtgccgccagcacctccgACGCTGTCTTCGTCACCGTCCACACCTGGCTTACCAGTGGTCACCCTGCCACCTAAGCCCGCGATGCTGTCTGACCCGACAGACGTAATACCCTCTGCCACCGCATCACTCCCGTTGGCGCCAACTTCAAGAGAAACAGGGCAGCAACACCCCCATGCTGTTCCTAGCGACACCACTCCCTCGATGACAGGGTCGCCGCTGAAACTACAAGAGGTCGAGGTCACAATACGGCCTGAAGAGctcgcagctccacctccgaTAAGCACGCTGTCGACCAAGTCACCATCACTAGAGGGCGCTGAGGTTCAGCATTCCGTCTTGCCTAATGCAGAGGATACTACTGCTGTGGCTTCTGACACGGCTTCAGTGTCTTTGACTGGCAATCGCGTTCCATCCACGTCGTTTATTCCGCCTCTCCGGTTGCCTGCTACAACCGAACCTTCGTCCCCACCTTCGGTGGTGACGGAGTCGTTTAACGACGTAGGGCAGCTGCTTCGATTTCAACAACAACTGGCAGAGGAAATGGATAATGTGGTTAGGTTGCAGAGCCAGAACGCATCCTTGAAGGACCACGTCTCTGCACTTGAAGAGAAGCTGGCAAACGCCACAGCCTCCCTTACACACAATGCAGATAGTGAGCAACAGGTATCACTGCTGATCGAGAGGCtcggaaaggagaaggagcgatACAAGTCGGTAGTAGAGAAGCGAGACCAGCTGAAAGAACACGTTCAGGATCTTGAAGAAGAGCTAGAAGAGTATCGTGCTCGGGAAGAGGCCTGGGTAAGTGGacaggagcggcagcaagaAAACGAGATCACTGCGCAACAACGCATTGCCCAGCTCGAGAGTGACACACGCTCTTGCAACACTATCGTTGACAACCTCAGGACCCAACTTAGGGAAGCGAAACACCTAAATGGTGTCCTGCAAAACCAGATGGAGGAACTGAAGCTGAGCTACTCCGCCCAGCTATATACCGCAAAGGAGTCGAGCTCCGACACCGTCGATCAGCTTCGCCaagaggtggagcagcttcGCAGCTCTTTGCAGAATCTGTCGACAGAGTACGACACACGAACGGCAGATCTAGAGCGTGAGGTGCAGAATGCAAACATGCGCGCTTGTCAAGCAGAGGCCCGCCTGAGTGAGATGGCGTTGGGGTCTGTCAACACATTGCAGGATCTCCGCCGTGAACTCGAGGATtcccagcgcagcagtgccacctggaaggcggaggtgcagaggaCGCGCAATGAGTACACGGAGCTGCTCGACCAGTACGCGTCACTGAAGCGATCTcgggcggcagcggaggctgATTTGCGCGACCGACTCAGCCACGAGTGTAAGACGGTGGCTACTCTGCTGGGAGACATCCGTGAGTGGGAGGATCGATatctggcgctgcaggaatCCTTGGGCACCACGCAGACGGAGATAGAGGATCAGCGAAAGACGATCATGCAGCTAGAATCCACAGTTCAAAAGCTGAGGGCATCCAGGATTGACGTCCTGGGCCACTCTCAGAGCGAAGCCCTCGTGAGTACGAACGTGCCTCCCGTGAAGGCTCCGTTCTCGGAGCCTTCGCTGCCCAGATCACCTTTGAGCGGGTCACTGAGAGGACGGGTCACGTCAACTCTCCCACTGAACCCCTTCATGCACATGGAGCGGTCCGCCTGGAGTGATTCGAAGGACGGGAAAACACGCGAGCGACTGGAGCAGGAGGTGTTGCGGCAGTCCGCTGAGCTGGAGCGCTTGCGGGCCGCGGCCGTTGATGCCGAAGTCTGGAAGGCAAAACACGATCACTTACAAGAGGAGCACGACCTACTGCTTCAGCTGTATGGACAGCTCGAGGAAGATGTCAGTGCGTTGAGGAGGAACGGTGCCGGCACTTTCTctgtcggtgctgcagttGCTTCTTCTGTCTCCGGCTCTGtatccgctgctgctgcgccgtagCGTGCTGCACTGAAGAGGTGGAAGGGGAATGTAGGGTgagggggcagagaagatgATTATGAAGAAAGACTGTGCGGTGAAAAGTGGAAACTGCATTGCACCAGCGCATCGTGAGACGGTTGCTAGGTCCAGCTGCTCACGTACCCCAGACGTCACACGAGAGCGACAGTCTTTTcattttcctttctcttcctggGCTGCCTTTTCATCTTGCGTCATCCTTCCCCCTTTgtcccaccccctcctcacttAACACTTGCCTATGTGCGTTACTTCACGCACGTGTTCGACGTTTCGACTGCGACATATCATTTACATTGGGAtagggagaaaggggagggaggggcagagtTTTTTTTTAATGGCGCTGATTCAGCGCCTCTGGGCACCCTGTCAGGTACAGAGTGCTCCTCCGCCCCTTGCGTGGCTTCTCGCCGCGTCATTATCTCGTCGTTTGCTGAGCATGTTCACAACGCtgagagcaacaacagcaatCGTACAGCTCTGTGGACCATGCCCAAGGAGTCACAATCGAGTGGTTCAGACATGTGCTTTGCCCTGCCGCACAGCGCGTATGTAATCATACCAGTCGTTgtgaaaaagaaaatggAATCCTCGGTGGTGCCGTTGGCGGTACTCTCTGGGGTTTTGCTTTCGCCttattcccccctcccccgcgctGTCTTTTTTTACCGCGTCTTGCTGTTCTGTTTGTACTGTGtcttgtctccctcccctcccctcccccctcgtgcGTCAAGGTCTCAAGTAGTGATGGTTGACGGTAGCGGTGGTAGCTTCGATGCCCTTGGTGCATTCCTCATCCTTGGCTATTCCTCGGCGTTGTTCTTCTCGCACACCCAACCCTCTCTTCTTACCCCTGCTCCTCTGGGGCGGCGTTGTCTCCAcgtctcctctgcctctccctcgcttttgACCCACCATACCGCTTGAAGGAAGAGTCGCGCGCCCTTCTGTGTAAAGGAGCCCTATGTGGATAAACGCACACTCACAGCTGCGCTAATACTCTGCTACTTGACAGTACTCCGAGCCACAGCAAGGGAAAAGACGCAGACAGGAGAAAAAACCAGTCACACGAAGGTACGCACCAAGGCAGCCATCACGGGGTTCGACTTCACCTCTTCGCGGGTGACCTCTCCGGTCCACTCCTTCTGCAGTGCTTCCCCCCTTCGCTTTCAGATACACTTCTTTCTCCATTGTTTCCCCGTTCTACCTGTGCTCAGTTGCTTCAGTGGAGTCTCTAGTAACGCTCTCTGTCACCCCGTCTCTGACGGGGGATTCTAGGACGAGGGTGGCGCTGGCTTGTGTGGCGGCcgcggctgtggtggcgggtCTCTTGCTCCTTTCAGTCCTCACGCGCGCAAAGTGGAGGTACTGGCGACCTCGACTTGGTCAAGAGTTGGGAGTGGCAACTATGCCACCCGCGGCAGCTCCATCGCCCACGCCAACGAAGCTGTACGTTCGGAATCGAAAGGGAATTTCCGGAACCCACAGATGTACTCCAAACGGCACgcgcgcctccgctgcggaCGAGGTGACTATGTTGACGGCCCCACAGTTTGCGAAGTCTACAAAGAACATCCAAAGCacagcacggcagcaggaggagcaaCTCAGTGATTTATTTGTGCTGATTCGGCACGGTGAGCGGCAGGATCACGTTGATCGCACGTGGAAAGGCAACACGCTTCTCCCTTTCTACGACCCGCCTCTGTCAAACGCTGGCCGGAAGCAGAGCTTTGAGACGGCGCTCAAGTACTTCGCACTCCGGCAAGAGCGGAAGGTGGAGCGGCGCATCCGCGGCATGTTCACGCTCTTTCTCGTCTCCCCATTTCACCGCTGTGTCGAGACGGCAGCGGTTATAAACGTCATTGCGTTTGAAGGAAGGCTACCAATGTACGTGGAGCCCCTCTTGGCGGATTGGCAGCAGCCGAAGGTCTTTCGCACCGTCCCTGTACTGGGAGGCTCGTACATGACGAGCGGGGCGCGCAGCGTGCCCGGAGCAGAAGGCGATCGGCTCCTTTTTCGACCACAAGTGGAAGCGCTTCGCACGACACTGATCCCATTCCTGAAAACGCGCGCAGCGGAGGAAACCGAGCTTCTCGCCGAGTACAATATcggcgctgaggcggcgAGCGGATGGGCCACGTTGGCGGAGGAGTGGCTGAGGACGCACACCGCGCTTCCCGTCTGGACGTGCGCCGCGACGGCGAGTACCATTGAGGCAAAGGTTGCCTCGCAGCCCGACACCGCCGGTGAGGTGCGTGCGACAAGCCGAAGGTCTGCCAAGAGCTGCCATCCTTCTCCACCAGATACCTTGAATAAGGGGTATCGCGGCTGCGGCGTGGCGCACCCTGAGGGCAAGTCTGACCTGgtccgccgctgcgagcAGCTGATGGGCACGCACTTCCTCCGGCGTGCCGGTGCAGAGTCGGATGCTATGGTCCCTTTGGCAATCCAGACAGCCGTTGCCGCGGAGCGAAGGACGCGTTTGCCCAAGTACTTTCAGATTTGGGCAGAGCGAACAGTGGAGAGCCGCGAGTCTGCCGGGCCAccggcgctgttgccgccgaTGCATGTCATGGCCATCACCCACGCCGACGTCGTGTCCACGCTCTTGGAGGTGTGCTGCCCCAAGTATCACGACAAAGGTGCTGGCTATTCGGTGCCGTACTGCAGCGTCACGACGCTTCAGCGACACAACAACTACTACCGCATCCCAaccgaagaggagaggcaacgACGAGAAGCGAGTGCCAAGACCATTGCACCCGCCCAGAAGCACGGAAAGTACTACGCGAAGAAGAAATTCAACATGCTACCATCCAATAATCAGCTGATGACTCCGAGTCTAGCAAGACCACCCTCGCCGTTGCCTGTGGAGTGGAATGTGGAGGCGGTCGGCTCCACCGACCTTCTCCGCACTCGCATCATGATTCAGTACACCAAATAGAGGAGATCGCGTGTGCTGGAGGGCGTCAGCGCACGCGTGCCGAGGCGCTTGAAGTCACGTACCCATGCAGTCGTGCTTTGTTTCATCAGCACCATGAAATGCATCTGTGCAGATGCGTGGGACCGCAGCTGCACTCAGGCGGATATACTTGCTTTCTTCCTCACTCTTCCGTGTAccagtgcgtgcgtgtttttTCCTCCGCTTGTGCGCTTCGTCTCAATACTGCACGGGAAAAACGAACAAACGAAACGAGAAAAAGTGCTGCGATCAGTgcggcacacccacacacccacgctgGGCCGAGGCCAATTGCACGTGTTGTACCACTCTTTTCTCAGCACGAGCAccaggaggagaggagaagcctGCGCTTGCAAACGACCTCGCTTCCCTCAGCTCGTGTGACCTGAAGGACTGCAACTAGGGAGGgtggagtgggagggggcggcaTTGCGAGACTTGTGCGTCCATCTATCTGAAGGAGCTTGAGTTGTTGTGTCTCAGCGACGAGAGACAGTATGGATCAATTCGGAGAGTCGAGAagacgagggagaagagaagtgcaaacgcaacaacaacaattGCGTGCTCGTCTCTTATCattcacctctctccctttcgtcGACTCATCGTCCAGTCGTGGATCTCCTTCTCTCACCAGCTGCCCTGTCCTAGTCCGGTATGCTTTGTTCTTCCTCTCAAGCTTCCTTTCATGTCCCACTCTACTCTGCGCACACCACGCtagctctctttctcaggCCAGCTTTCAGCTGTTTTTGATTTTATCAAACCATTGGCTAAAAAACAGCGATCTTTACTCCCTCAAGGGGGTATCAGGcggaaacaacaacagcaacagtagTTACGCAGTGTTCTTTCCCTTCCGCTTTGGCCTCCTGTTACGCCTACCGTCTCTGCTCCTACAAACACCATCGAAAAGGGACGAGTAAAGGAACATAACGAAGTGTGGTGTTACAGAGGCCTTTAAACGTGCCATCATAcgtacacgtgtgtgtaATACGAGGAGACGTTGAGGCGACATACAAAACTCATCACTACAAAAGAAgtgccctctctttttctctcatctttttctttctgggCTGCGGGAACGCAGGGCTTCTTCATTGCGAATTCGCGAGCCATCGTtcgcccttcctctcttgtttgccatcttctctctctttttttggtGTCCGCACTGTCGGTAGCCTACGACGTCATTCCTTCAAGCGAAacgtacacgcacgcgcgcacacaaaagGGCGTTGGCGCACCACTGCTGACAGAGCGGACTATTTGCGTACACTTTTGTTGTTTCTCCCTCGCAcgtctcccttctctttctgccccGTTTCTCTGGAGCTCAGGGCTCCCCTGTCgatccccccttccctctcctctgttaCTTCGCATCGGTGcacttttgttgttgttgttgttgcctcTTCTGTTcctgccgccttctcccttGTGAGtagtgaaggag encodes the following:
- a CDS encoding hypothetical protein (TriTrypDB/GeneDB-style sysID: LpmP.13.0370); protein product: MDNVVRLQSQNASLKDHVSALEEKLANATASLTHNADSEQQVSLLIERLGKEKERYKSVVEKRDQLKEHVQDLEEELEEYRAREEAWVSGQERQQENEITAQQRIAQLESDTRSCNTIVDNLRTQLREAKHLNGVLQNQMEELKLSYSAQLYTAKESSSDTVDQLRQEVEQLRSSLQNLSTEYDTRTADLEREVQNANMRACQAEARLSEMALGSVNTLQDLRRELEDSQRSSATWKAEVQRTRNEYTELLDQYASLKRSRAAAEADLRDRLSHECKTVATLLGDIREWEDRYLALQESLGTTQTEIEDQRKTIMQLESTVQKLRASRIDVLGHSQSEALVSTNVPPVKAPFSEPSLPRSPLSGSLRGRVTSTLPLNPFMHMERSAWSDSKDGKTRERLEQEVLRQSAELERLRAAAVDAEVWKAKHDHLQEEHDLLLQLYGQLEEDVSALRRNGAGTFSVGAAVASSVSGSVSAAAAP
- a CDS encoding histidine phosphatase, putative (TriTrypDB/GeneDB-style sysID: LpmP.13.0380), producing MLTAPQFAKSTKNIQSTARQQEEQLSDLFVLIRHGERQDHVDRTWKGNTLLPFYDPPLSNAGRKQSFETALKYFALRQERKVERRIRGMFTLFLVSPFHRCVETAAVINVIAFEGRLPMYVEPLLADWQQPKVFRTVPVLGGSYMTSGARSVPGAEGDRLLFRPQVEALRTTLIPFLKTRAAEETELLAEYNIGAEAASGWATLAEEWLRTHTALPVWTCAATASTIEAKVASQPDTAGEVRATSRRSAKSCHPSPPDTLNKGYRGCGVAHPEGKSDLVRRCEQLMGTHFLRRAGAESDAMVPLAIQTAVAAERRTRLPKYFQIWAERTVESRESAGPPALLPPMHVMAITHADVVSTLLEVCCPKYHDKGAGYSVPYCSVTTLQRHNNYYRIPTEEERQRREASAKTIAPAQKHGKYYAKKKFNMLPSNNQLMTPSLARPPSPLPVEWNVEAVGSTDLLRTRIMIQYTK